From a region of the Etheostoma cragini isolate CJK2018 chromosome 20, CSU_Ecrag_1.0, whole genome shotgun sequence genome:
- the ganc gene encoding neutral alpha-glucosidase C, whose protein sequence is MAEVSQPIVSVVPDDEGKEKFKKSEHVAFYRRQMEGPNLQHRALLDTMVLTEKGARLKLLEPDTQTTLLLSVSPGKNDTVRILIDELQPIKARYRVPDVIREEPQVEHLRVERQSKDSVTLSWSSGRHQVRVWRFPFRLEILCEDKVMVTFNAKGKLWLETLQDPPGATSHGSKLQEDHTGELWEETFRQFVDIKANGPSSIGSDLCLHGFSHVYGLPEHADGLQLRDTRDGEPYRLYNLDVFAYDLYSRLGLYGSVPLLLAHKPDRTLGLFWLNASETFVNVHYSPSDHQDGQTPPGKRRRVDPQTDVHWLSESGVIDCVVLLGPSPRQLFTQYAQLTGYQALPPLFALGYHQCRWNYADEADVKAVDAGFDRHDIPYDVIWLDIEHTDGKRYFTWDSALFPEPAGLQRHLDKKKRKLVVISDPHIKVDPDWWLYCEARDGRHFVKNRQGQIYQGSCWPGESSYLDFSSSDTRAWYSRCFGLDKYKGSTPSLFVWNDMNEPSVFDGPEQTMPKDAVHYGGWEHRELHNLYGFYQHMATVEGLITRSGGEERPFVLSRSFFAGSQRFGAIWTGDNVASWEYLRISIPMLLSLSVAGIAFCGADVGGFVQDPEPELLVRWYQAGALQPFFRGHSAKETQRREPWLFGEEVTAAIRTVIQQRYCLLPYWYTVFHQAHTSGLPPLRPLWVEFPGEQSTLTVDNQYMIGGALLACPVTEAGVQEVKVLIPGSGEVWYDVHSAKAYNGGRTLSLPVTLDTVPVFQRGGSVVCRSAECGSCTADLQQLPLSITVALDSQEAADGELYLDDGHSFSYRDNKAFCLRRFTMLSGRLLCRPASDGGAFECVTVVQSVTVLGVKSRPSTVVVHVSGAEDTRAAFEYTESCCMLTVRNLTLRVALDWEIQIG, encoded by the exons ATGGCGGAAGTGAGCCAACCAATTGTTAG CGTTGTTCCTGATGATGAAGGCAAAGAAAAGTTCAAGAAGAGTGAACATGTTGCCTTTTACAG GCGACAGATGGAGGGCCCCAACCTGCAGCACCGAGCCCTTTTGGACACCATGGTCCTCACAGAGAAGGGGGCCCGTTTGAAACTGTTGGAACCTGACACACAG ACTACGCTGCTTCTTTCTGTGTCACCTGGCAAAAATGACACGGTGAGGATATTAATAGATGAACTGCAGCCCATCAAAGCCCGCTACCGAGTTCCAGATGTGATAAGGGAGGAGCCGCAGGTCGAACA CTTGAGAGTGGAGAGACAGTCTAAGGACTCGGTCACCCTCTCTTGGTCTTCGGGGCGTCACCAGGTCCGTGTGTGGCGTTTCCCTTTCCGACTGGAGATCCTGTGTGAGGACAAAGTGATGGTTACATTCAACGCCAAAGGCAAACTGTGGCTGGAGACGCTGCAGGACCCTCCCGG GGCCACATCTCACGGTAGTAAG CTTCAAGAGGACCACACAGGGGAATTATGGGAAGAGACTTTCAGGCAGTTTGTGGATATCAAAGCTAATG GTCCCAGCAGCATTGGGTCTGACCTCTGTCTCCACGGCTTCAGTCACGTGTACGGTCTCCCGGAGCACGCCGACGGCCTTCAGCTCAGAGACACCAG AGACGGAGAGCCTTACCGGCTGTACAACCTGGATGTCTTTGCGTATGACTTGTACAGCCGCCTGGGCCTGTATGGGTCTGTGCCGCTGCTGCTGGCCCACAAGCCCGACAGGACTCTGGGTTTATTTTGGCTAAACGCATCCGAAACGTTTGTGAACGTTCATTACAGCCCGTCTGACCACCAG GACGGCCAGACACCCCCAGGGAAGAGGAGGCGGGTGGACCCCCAGACGGACGTCCACTGGCTGTCCGAGAGCGGGGTGATCGACTGCGTGGTCCTGCTCGGGCCCAGCCCACGGCAGCTGTTCACCCAGTATGCTCAGCTGACAG GATATCAAGCCCTACCCCCTCTGTTTGCTCTGGGGTACCACCAGTGCCGCTGGAACTACGCCGACGAGGCTGATGTGAAGGCTGTCGATGCTGGATTTGATCGCCACGACATCCCATATGACGTCATCTGGCTGGACATCGAGCACACGGACGGGAAGCGGTATTTCACCTGGGACTCGGCTCTTTTCCCCGAACCAGCCGGCCTGCAGCGCCACCTagacaagaagaagaggaag TTGGTTGTTATTAGTGACCCCCACATCAAGGTTGACCCTGATTGGTGGTTGTACTGTGAGGCCAGGGACGGACGCCATTTTGTCAAGAACAGACAGGGGCAGATCTATCAGGGCTCATGCTGGCCTG GTGAGTCCTCCTACCTTGACTTCAGCAGCTCAGACACTCGGGCATGGTACTCCAGATGTTTTGGGTTGGATAAGTACAAG GGATCAACGCCATCGTTATTTGTGTGGAATGATATGAATGAACCGTCTGTGTTCGACGGGCCAGAGCAGACAATGCCAAAGGACGCGGTGCATTATGGGGGCTGGGAACACCGGGAATTACACAACCTGTACGGCTTCTACCAG CACATGGCAACGGTGGAGGGCCTGATCACTCGCTCAGGGGGCGAAGAGAGACCTTTTGTCCTTTCACGGTCTTTCTTTGCCGGGTCACAGAGatttg GAGCAATATGGACAGGGGACAACGTTGCCAGTTGGGAGTACCTGAGAATCTCCATCCCAATGCTTTTGTCTCTAAGTGTAGCAGGGATCGCATTTTGTGGAG CGGATGTCGGTGGGTTTGTTCAGGATCCGGAGCCAGAGTTGCTGGTGCGCTGGTACCAGGCGGGCGCCCTGCAGCCGTTTTTCAGAGGTCACTCTGCCAAAGAGACACAGCGCCGGGAGCCCTGGCTCTTTGGAGAGGAAGTCACCGCTGCAATCCGCACTGTGATCCAGCAGAG GTACTGTTTGCTGCCATACTGGTACACTGTGTTCCACCAGGCTCACACCTCTGGTCTGCCGCCACTCAG ACCTCTGTGGGTGGAGTTCCCGGGAGAACAGAGCACCTTGACTGTGGACAACCAGTATATGATTG GAGGAGCCCTGCTGGCCTGTCCTGTAACCGAGGCCGGTGTTCAAGAAGTCAAAGTCTTAATTCCTGGATCCGGTGAG GTTTGGTATGACGTCCACTCTGCAAAGGCGTATAACGGAGGCAGGACTCTGAGTCTTCCAGTCACCTTGGACACA GTTCCTGTGTTCCAGCGTGGCGGCTCGGTGGTCTGCAGGTCAGCAGAATGTGGCTCCTGTACAGCTGACCTCCAGCAGCTCCCCCTCTCCATCACCGTGGCCCTCGACTCTCAG gaagCGGCTGATGGGGAGTTGTACCTGGACGACGGCCACTCCTTCAGCTACCGTGACAACAAGGCCTTCTGCCTGCGCAGGTTCACCATGCTGTCAGGCCGTCTGCTCTGCCG TCCTGCCAGTGACGGAGGAGCGTTTGAGTGTGTTACTGTCGTCCAGTCAGTCACCGTCCTGGGGGTGAAGAGCAGACCGTCCACGGTGGTTGTGCATGTGTCAG